In the Lates calcarifer isolate ASB-BC8 linkage group LG24, TLL_Latcal_v3, whole genome shotgun sequence genome, one interval contains:
- the cry-dash gene encoding LOW QUALITY PROTEIN: cryptochrome DASH (The sequence of the model RefSeq protein was modified relative to this genomic sequence to represent the inferred CDS: inserted 1 base in 1 codon), translated as MSTSRTVICLLRNDLRLHDNELFHWAQRNAEYIVPLYCFDPRHYVGTYNYNLPKTGPFRLRFLLESIRDLRSTLLNKGSNLVVRRGKPEDVVAELIKQLGSVSTVAFHEEVTSEELNVEKRVKDVCTQMKVKVHTCWGSTLYHRDDLPFHHISRLPDVYTEFRKAVEARSRVRPLFPTPEQLKPLPPGLEEGAIPTAQDLEQTEPLTDPRSAFPCSGGESQALARLKHYFWDSDAVATYKETRNGLIGVDYSTKFAPWLAMGCISPRYIYHQNKQYERERTANQSTYWVIFELLWRDYFKFVGAKYGNRLFQLEGLQNKSVPWKKDMKLFNAWKEGQTGVPFVDANMRELALTGFMSNRGRQNVASFLTKDXGLDWRMGAEWFEYLLIDYDVCSNYGNWLYSAGIGNDPRENRKFNMIKQGLDYDNNGDYVRQWVPELKEIRGSDVHTPWTLSSAALSHAHVSLGETYPSPVVIAPEWSRHVNKKPSGTGPSPRGKKGPSHTPKQHRDRGIDFYFSRSKNL; from the exons ATGTCCACCTCTCGTACTGTTATATGTTTACTGAGAAACGACTTGCGTCTCCACGACAATGAG CTTTTCCACTGGGCTCAAAGAAATGCAGAGTACATTGTCCCACTGTACTGCTTCGACCCCAGACATTATGTGGGAACGTACAACTATAACCTACCAAAGACTGGGCCTTTCCGCCTGCGCTTCCTGCTGGAGAGCATCAGAGACCTCAGAAGCACACTGCTCAACAAGGGAAG caatCTGGTGGTGAGACGGGGTAAACCAGAGGACGTCGTTGCTGAGCTCATCAAGCAACTGGGTTCTGTCAGCACCGTGGCTTTCCACGAAGAG GTAACCTCAGAGGAGCTGAATGTGGAGAAAAGGGTGAAGGATGTCTGTACACAAATGAAGGTCAAAGTTCACACCTGCTGGGGGTCTACACTGTACCACAGAGATGATCTTCCATTTCACCACATATCTAG GCTGCCTGATGTGTACACTGAGTTCAGAAAAGCAGTGGAGGCCCGGAGCAGGGTGAGGCCTCTGTTTCCAACCCCCGAGCAGCTAAAACCTCTTCCTCCAGGGCTGGAGGAAGGAGCCATTCCCACAGCACAGGACCTggaacagacag AGCCTCTAACTGATCCTCGCTCAGCCTTCCCCTGTAGTGGTGGTGAGAGTCAGGCTCTGGCTAGACTCAAACACTATTTCTGGGACAGT GATGCAGTTGCAACTTACAAGGAGACTCGTAACGGCTTGATCGGTGTGGACTATTCCACTAAATTTGCACCTTG GCTGGCGATGGGTTGCATTTCACCCAGGTATATTTATCATCAGAACAAGCAATATGAGAGGGAGcggacagccaatcagagcacaTACTG GGTGATTTTTGAACTTTTGTGGAGGGATTACTTCAAGTTTGTGGGTGCCAAGTATGGAAACAGACTTTTTCAGCTCGAAG gacttcaaaacaaatctgtgccGTGGAAAAAGGACATGAAGCTTTTCAATGCGTGGAAAG AGGGACAAACAGGAGTGCCCTTTGTGGACGCCAACATGAGAGAGTTGGCGCTGACTGGCTTCATGTCCAACAGGGGGCGACAAAATGTTGCTAGCTTCCTCACAAAGG CTGGGCTGGACTGGAGGATGGGAGCTGAGTGGTTTGAATACCTTCTG ATTGACTATGATGTCTGCAGCAACTATGGAAACTGGCTTTACAGTGCTGGTATAGGAAATGACCccagagagaacaggaagtTTAACATGATCAAACAAGGCCTCGACTACGACAATAAT GGTGACTACGTTCGACAGTGGGTTCCAGAGTTGAAAGAGATCAGAGGATCTGACGTGCACACACCCTGGAccctcagctctgctgctctgtcacatgCTCATGTGTCCCTCGGTGAGACCTACCCCAGCCCCGTCGTCATAGCACCTGAATGGAGCAGACACGTTAACAAGAAACCG agtggCACAGGGCCGTCAccaagaggaaagaaaggcCCATCTCATACTCCCAAACAGCACCGGGACAGAGGCATAGATTTCTATTTCTCCAGAAGCAAAAACCTGTGA